The Dethiosulfovibrio peptidovorans DSM 11002 genome has a window encoding:
- a CDS encoding chemotaxis protein CheC, protein MEYNDFSPLHLDAIREVVNIGAGNAATALSEMLGKPVVMGVPDVELVSIYEVSERFGPPEDFVAAVYTHGEGTFPCNLIFIQDEEAAQGMVDAMFISRMNTDGRDFPPEMRDSALSELGNIILSSFLNAVSRMIGSESISISVPGVAHDMLGAILEFVASIFAQSGELALLVNTTLKLDQEGTDIKGNIMMVPDPGALEILLSKLGVL, encoded by the coding sequence ATGGAGTATAACGATTTCAGTCCGTTGCATCTTGATGCCATAAGAGAAGTGGTAAATATAGGGGCGGGAAACGCCGCGACTGCGTTATCCGAGATGTTGGGTAAACCGGTCGTCATGGGGGTCCCCGACGTAGAGCTAGTGTCGATTTACGAGGTGTCCGAACGTTTCGGCCCCCCCGAGGATTTTGTTGCCGCTGTCTACACTCATGGAGAGGGAACCTTCCCATGTAATCTCATCTTTATACAGGATGAGGAGGCCGCCCAGGGGATGGTGGATGCCATGTTCATCTCCAGGATGAACACGGATGGGAGGGACTTTCCCCCGGAGATGAGAGACAGTGCCCTCAGCGAGCTCGGAAACATAATTCTGAGTTCCTTCCTGAATGCGGTTAGCCGGATGATAGGATCTGAGTCGATCTCGATTTCGGTGCCAGGAGTAGCCCATGATATGCTGGGGGCCATACTGGAGTTCGTCGCCTCCATCTTTGCCCAGTCCGGTGAACTGGCTCTTCTGGTCAACACGACATTGAAGCTGGACCAAGAGGGGACGGACATCAAGGGGAACATAATGATGGTCCCCGATCCCGGAGCTCTCGAGATCCTTCTCTCCAAACTGGGGGTGCTTTGA